A portion of the Pseudomonas synxantha BG33R genome contains these proteins:
- a CDS encoding ion transporter — MDSNNDWRQRLYIMVFQSDTVAGRRFDGILLLIILASLVIVMLDSIDQIHQNYADVLAYIEWGFTLIFAIEYGLRLYCSPKPLRYAFSFYGLVDLLAIVPGILALYYSDAQYLLIIRIIRMLRIFRVLKLSPYLKQANYLMAALRGSKQKIVVFLVSVCTLVTVFGTLMYVIEGPEHGFTSIPKGIYWAIVTLTTVGFGDIVPKTPLGQVISSLVMITGYSIIAVPTGIFTAELASAMRGEQLRTECPACKKDSHEPNAAFCSRCGSNLFHKLE; from the coding sequence ATGGACAGCAACAACGACTGGCGCCAGCGGCTCTACATCATGGTGTTTCAAAGCGATACCGTCGCCGGGCGGCGCTTTGACGGCATCCTGCTGCTGATCATCCTCGCCAGCCTGGTGATCGTGATGCTCGACAGCATCGACCAGATCCACCAGAACTACGCGGACGTGCTGGCCTATATCGAGTGGGGCTTCACGCTGATCTTCGCCATCGAGTACGGCCTGCGCCTGTATTGTTCGCCCAAGCCGCTGCGCTATGCCTTCAGCTTTTATGGCCTGGTGGACCTGCTGGCCATCGTCCCCGGCATCCTCGCCCTGTACTACAGCGATGCGCAGTACCTGCTGATCATCCGCATCATCCGGATGCTGCGAATCTTCCGCGTGCTCAAGCTCAGCCCCTACCTCAAGCAAGCCAATTATTTGATGGCGGCGCTGCGCGGCAGCAAGCAGAAGATCGTGGTGTTCCTGGTCAGCGTGTGCACGCTGGTGACGGTGTTCGGTACCTTGATGTACGTGATCGAGGGCCCGGAACATGGGTTCACCAGCATTCCCAAGGGCATCTACTGGGCCATCGTGACCCTGACCACCGTGGGCTTCGGCGATATCGTGCCCAAGACACCGCTGGGCCAGGTGATTTCATCGTTGGTCATGATCACCGGTTATTCGATCATTGCCGTACCTACAGGCATTTTTACCGCCGAGCTGGCCAGTGCCATGCGCGGTGAACAGCTGCGTACCGAGTGCCCGGCGTGCAAGAAAGACAGCCACGAACCCAACGCCGCGTTTTGCTCGCGCTGTGGCAGCAATCTTTTCCATAAACTGGAATAA
- a CDS encoding urea transporter: MHNPTCPDWAEALLNGFSQIFLQRHPLCGLLCLLAILIGAPALLGGALLGGVAGLLTAQRRGYPKAERQAGLYSYNGVLLGLLISQHFAWSALVPPLILAGGGLSAILTRQWLKHASRPHNLPAYTAPFVGLGWLLLGHVPQTTLAPAQADMFAVLTAPFSGLGQIMLLEQPLAGLLIALGLLLADRRAAAWVMIGASLGVLAGLWLNEPSGALLGLHSYNPALAALALSPLSRQPWLPLLGIGLAILLTPGFAALHLPALTAPFILACWLVRAGHRLLHKPRMDSPFESP, translated from the coding sequence ATGCACAACCCAACCTGCCCCGACTGGGCCGAAGCCCTGCTCAACGGCTTCAGCCAGATTTTCCTGCAGCGCCACCCGCTGTGCGGCCTGCTGTGCCTGCTGGCGATCCTGATCGGCGCCCCGGCCTTGCTCGGCGGTGCACTGCTGGGCGGTGTCGCGGGGTTGCTCACCGCCCAGCGCCGCGGGTATCCCAAAGCTGAGCGTCAGGCCGGGCTGTATAGCTACAACGGCGTACTGCTGGGCTTGTTGATCAGCCAGCACTTTGCCTGGTCGGCGCTGGTGCCGCCGTTGATCCTGGCGGGCGGCGGCTTGAGCGCTATCCTCACCCGACAATGGTTGAAACACGCCAGCCGGCCCCACAACTTGCCCGCCTACACCGCGCCCTTTGTTGGCCTCGGCTGGCTGCTGCTCGGCCATGTACCTCAAACTACGCTTGCGCCGGCCCAGGCCGACATGTTCGCGGTACTCACGGCGCCCTTTTCCGGTCTTGGGCAAATCATGCTGCTGGAGCAGCCCCTGGCGGGTCTTTTAATCGCCCTGGGTTTGCTGCTGGCTGACCGCCGTGCCGCCGCATGGGTCATGATCGGCGCCAGCCTCGGTGTGCTGGCCGGCCTGTGGCTGAACGAGCCTTCCGGTGCCCTGCTCGGTCTGCACAGCTATAACCCGGCATTGGCGGCCCTGGCCCTGAGCCCGTTAAGTCGCCAGCCCTGGTTGCCGCTGCTGGGCATCGGCCTGGCCATCCTGCTCACGCCGGGCTTTGCCGCCCTGCACCTGCCCGCACTGACCGCACCGTTTATCCTCGCCTGCTGGCTGGTGCGCGCCGGCCACCGGTTGCTTCACAAACCCCGCATGGACAGCCCGTTCGAATCCCCCTAG
- the pyk gene encoding pyruvate kinase — MTPDKKVKILATLGPATDGIDDIRELVQAGVNIFRLNFSHGEHADHAQRYQWIRQVERQLNYPLGILMDLQGPKLRVGRFAEGKVQLIRGQALRLDLDPTPGDQRRINLPHPEIIAALEPGMDLLLDDGKLRLRVITKHADAIDTTVLNGGELSDRKGVNVPQALLELSPLTAKDRRDLSFGLELGVDWVALSFVQRPEDIREARELIGDKAFLMAKIEKPSAVQRLQEIAELSDAIMVARGDLGVEVPAESVPQIQKDIISTCRQLGKPVVVATQMLESMRFSPAPTRAEVTDVANAVAEGADAVMLSAETASGEYPLEAVQMMSKIIRQVENGPDYQAQLDVSRPKADATVSDAISCAIRRISSILPVAVLVNYSESGSSSLRAARERPVAPILNLTPNLSTARRLSVAWGVHSVVNDRLRQVDEVCSTALEIAQAQGMAQRGDTLVITAGVPFGQPGSTNSLRIETLI, encoded by the coding sequence ATGACGCCTGACAAGAAGGTCAAAATCCTCGCCACCCTGGGCCCGGCCACCGACGGTATCGATGACATTCGCGAGCTGGTGCAAGCCGGGGTGAATATCTTCCGCCTCAACTTCAGCCACGGCGAGCACGCCGACCATGCGCAGCGTTACCAGTGGATTCGCCAAGTGGAGCGCCAGCTGAATTACCCGCTGGGCATCCTCATGGACCTGCAAGGGCCGAAGCTGCGGGTCGGACGTTTTGCCGAAGGCAAGGTGCAGTTGATTCGCGGCCAGGCTCTGCGCCTGGACCTCGACCCGACACCCGGCGACCAACGTCGCATCAACCTGCCCCACCCGGAGATCATTGCGGCCCTTGAACCGGGCATGGACCTACTGCTCGACGACGGCAAACTGCGCCTGCGGGTAATCACCAAACACGCCGACGCCATCGACACCACCGTGCTCAACGGCGGCGAGCTGTCCGACCGCAAAGGCGTAAACGTCCCCCAAGCGCTATTGGAACTCAGCCCGCTCACCGCCAAGGACCGCCGCGACCTGAGCTTTGGCCTGGAGCTGGGCGTGGACTGGGTGGCGCTGTCCTTTGTGCAGCGCCCGGAAGATATCCGCGAGGCCCGCGAGCTGATTGGCGACAAGGCCTTCCTGATGGCCAAGATCGAGAAGCCCTCAGCCGTGCAGCGCCTGCAGGAAATCGCCGAGTTGAGCGATGCGATCATGGTGGCCAGAGGCGACCTGGGCGTGGAAGTGCCGGCCGAAAGCGTGCCGCAGATCCAGAAAGACATCATCAGCACCTGCCGCCAACTGGGCAAGCCGGTAGTGGTCGCCACGCAGATGCTCGAATCCATGCGCTTCTCCCCGGCGCCGACGCGCGCCGAAGTCACCGATGTCGCCAACGCCGTGGCTGAAGGCGCGGACGCGGTGATGCTGTCGGCCGAAACCGCGTCGGGCGAGTACCCGCTGGAAGCGGTACAGATGATGAGCAAGATCATCCGTCAGGTGGAAAATGGCCCGGATTACCAGGCGCAACTGGACGTCAGCCGGCCCAAGGCGGATGCCACAGTGTCGGACGCCATCAGCTGCGCGATCCGGCGCATCAGCAGCATCCTGCCGGTGGCGGTACTGGTGAACTACAGCGAGTCGGGCAGCTCCAGCTTGCGCGCCGCAAGGGAGCGCCCGGTGGCGCCGATCCTCAACCTCACGCCGAACCTGTCCACGGCGCGACGCTTGAGCGTGGCGTGGGGCGTGCATTCGGTGGTCAATGATCGTTTGCGCCAGGTCGACGAGGTGTGTTCCACCGCGCTGGAAATTGCCCAGGCCCAGGGTATGGCGCAGCGTGGGGATACCTTGGTGATTACCGCAGGGGTGCCGTTCGGGCAGCCGGGGTCGACCAACTCGCTGCGTATCGAGACATTGATTTAG
- a CDS encoding glycerate kinase type-2 family protein, translated as MSVDPQHLLRELFATAIDAAHPRQVLEPYLPVDRSGRVIVIGAGKAAAAMALVVEDCWQGEVSGLVVTRYGHGAPCKKIEVVEAAHPVPDAAGLAVAQRVLALISNLGEEDRVIFLLSGGGSALLALPAEGISLADKQSINKALLKSGATIGEMNCVRKHLSAIKGGRLAKAAWPATVYTYAISDVPGDQATVIASGPTVGDPSTSQQALAILKRYGIDAPASVRSWLQNPASETVKPGDPVLARSHFQLIARPQQSLEAVAVKVRRAGFSPLILGDLEGEAREVAKVHAGIARQIVQHGQPLAAPCVILSGGETTVTVRGNGRGGRNAEFLLSLTDSLKGMPGVYALAGDTDGIDGSEDNAGAIMTPCSYRRAEALGLSASDELDNNNGYGYFAALGDLIVTEPTRTNVNDFRAILILETANHDA; from the coding sequence ATGTCGGTCGATCCGCAACACCTGCTTCGCGAGCTGTTTGCCACAGCCATCGACGCCGCCCACCCCCGGCAAGTCCTTGAACCCTACCTGCCTGTTGACCGCAGTGGCCGAGTGATCGTGATCGGCGCCGGCAAGGCCGCGGCCGCCATGGCGCTGGTCGTCGAAGACTGCTGGCAGGGAGAGGTCTCGGGCCTGGTGGTCACCCGCTACGGGCACGGTGCGCCGTGCAAAAAAATCGAGGTGGTCGAAGCGGCCCACCCGGTGCCGGATGCTGCCGGCCTGGCTGTGGCCCAGCGCGTACTGGCGCTGATCAGCAACCTGGGCGAAGAAGACCGTGTGATTTTCCTGCTGTCCGGCGGCGGATCCGCGCTGCTGGCCTTGCCCGCCGAAGGCATCAGCCTGGCCGACAAGCAAAGCATCAATAAAGCCCTGCTCAAATCCGGTGCCACCATTGGCGAGATGAATTGCGTACGCAAGCACCTCTCGGCGATCAAGGGCGGGCGACTGGCCAAGGCCGCATGGCCGGCTACCGTGTACACCTACGCAATTTCCGATGTGCCGGGCGACCAGGCCACGGTGATCGCCTCGGGCCCAACCGTCGGTGACCCGAGCACTTCGCAACAAGCCCTGGCAATCCTCAAGCGCTATGGCATCGACGCTCCCGCCTCGGTGCGCAGTTGGTTGCAAAACCCCGCCTCGGAAACCGTCAAGCCTGGCGACCCGGTGCTCGCCCGCAGCCACTTCCAATTGATCGCCCGCCCCCAGCAATCCCTGGAAGCCGTGGCCGTGAAGGTCCGCCGGGCAGGGTTCAGCCCACTGATCCTCGGTGACTTGGAAGGTGAAGCGCGGGAGGTGGCCAAGGTGCATGCCGGCATCGCCCGGCAGATTGTGCAGCACGGCCAGCCCCTGGCAGCGCCGTGCGTGATCCTTTCGGGCGGCGAAACTACCGTCACCGTGCGCGGCAACGGCCGTGGCGGACGCAATGCCGAATTCCTGCTCAGCCTCACCGATAGCCTCAAGGGCATGCCCGGCGTTTACGCCCTGGCCGGCGACACCGACGGCATCGACGGCTCGGAAGACAATGCCGGCGCGATCATGACCCCCTGCAGCTACCGCCGTGCCGAAGCCCTCGGCCTGAGCGCCAGCGACGAGTTGGATAACAATAATGGCTACGGCTATTTCGCCGCCCTGGGCGACTTGATCGTCACCGAGCCGACCCGCACCAACGTCAACGATTTCCGCGCCATCCTGATCCTTGAGACTGCCAACCATGACGCCTGA
- a CDS encoding 2-hydroxy-3-oxopropionate reductase, translated as MAKIGFIGTGIMGQPMAANLQKAGHQLFLSEHHGKAPAELLAAGAIALANPQQVAQEAEFIIVMVPDTPQVEDVLLRADGVAAGLSPNKVVIDMSSISPTATKAFAAKINETGAQYLDAPVSGGEVGAKAGTLSIMVGGEPQTFERALPLFQAMGKNITLVGGNGDGQTAKVANQIIVALNIQAVAEALLFASKNGADPAKVREALMGGFASSKILEVHGERMIKGTFDPGFRINLHQKDLNLALAGAKELGINLPNTAGTQQVFSTCTAIGGGNWDHSALIKGLEHMANFSIRDK; from the coding sequence ATGGCTAAAATCGGATTTATCGGCACCGGCATCATGGGCCAACCCATGGCCGCCAACCTGCAGAAAGCCGGTCACCAACTGTTTCTCTCCGAGCACCACGGCAAAGCGCCCGCCGAGCTGCTTGCTGCCGGCGCCATCGCCTTGGCCAACCCGCAGCAGGTCGCCCAGGAAGCGGAATTCATCATCGTCATGGTGCCCGACACCCCACAGGTCGAAGACGTGCTGTTGCGCGCCGATGGCGTGGCCGCCGGTCTGTCACCCAATAAAGTAGTGATCGACATGAGCTCGATCTCCCCCACCGCCACCAAGGCGTTCGCGGCGAAGATCAACGAAACCGGCGCGCAGTACCTGGATGCACCGGTGTCTGGCGGTGAAGTCGGCGCCAAGGCCGGTACCTTGAGTATCATGGTCGGTGGTGAACCGCAGACGTTCGAACGCGCATTGCCGCTGTTCCAGGCCATGGGCAAGAACATCACCCTGGTGGGCGGTAACGGCGATGGCCAGACCGCCAAGGTGGCCAACCAGATCATCGTCGCGCTGAACATCCAGGCGGTCGCCGAAGCCTTGTTGTTTGCCTCGAAAAACGGCGCCGACCCGGCCAAGGTGCGCGAAGCGCTGATGGGTGGCTTTGCATCGTCGAAGATTCTGGAAGTACATGGCGAACGCATGATCAAGGGCACCTTCGATCCGGGCTTTCGCATCAACCTGCACCAGAAAGACCTGAACCTGGCATTGGCCGGCGCCAAGGAACTGGGGATCAACCTGCCGAACACCGCCGGCACCCAGCAAGTGTTCAGCACCTGCACGGCGATTGGCGGCGGTAACTGGGACCACTCGGCACTGATCAAGGGCCTGGAGCATATGGCCAATTTCTCCATCCGCGACAAGTAA
- the hyi gene encoding hydroxypyruvate isomerase translates to MPRFAANLSMLFTEQDFLARFKAAADAGFEGVEYLFPYEFSSADIKAQLDANGLTQVLFNLPAGDWAKGERGLACHPDRVEEFRAGVKLAIAYAQVLGNTQINCLAGIRPQGVDDETVEKTFVANLKYAAEKLQAAGIKLVMEMINTRDIPGFYLNNTAQALSIREQVGSANLFLQYDIYHMQIMEGDLARTLQTHLGEINHIQLADNPGRNEPGTGEINYRFLFEHLDRIGYAGWVGCEYKPLTTTEAGLGWLKTHNAI, encoded by the coding sequence ATGCCGCGCTTTGCCGCCAACCTGTCCATGCTGTTTACCGAACAGGACTTCCTTGCTCGCTTCAAGGCAGCCGCCGATGCCGGCTTCGAGGGTGTGGAATACCTGTTCCCGTATGAATTCAGCTCTGCCGATATCAAGGCGCAACTCGATGCCAACGGCCTGACCCAGGTGCTGTTCAACCTGCCGGCCGGTGATTGGGCCAAGGGCGAGCGCGGCCTGGCCTGCCACCCGGACCGGGTCGAGGAGTTTCGCGCCGGGGTCAAGCTGGCCATCGCCTACGCCCAGGTGTTGGGCAATACCCAGATCAACTGCCTGGCGGGTATCCGGCCACAAGGCGTCGATGACGAGACCGTGGAAAAAACCTTCGTCGCCAACCTCAAGTACGCCGCCGAGAAGCTGCAGGCGGCGGGTATCAAGCTGGTGATGGAGATGATCAACACCCGCGACATTCCGGGCTTCTACCTCAACAACACGGCGCAGGCTCTGTCGATTCGCGAGCAAGTGGGCAGCGCCAACCTGTTCCTGCAATACGACATCTACCACATGCAAATCATGGAAGGCGACCTGGCGCGGACCCTGCAAACGCACCTGGGTGAGATCAACCATATCCAGCTGGCGGACAACCCGGGGCGCAACGAGCCAGGTACCGGTGAGATCAACTACCGCTTCCTGTTCGAGCATCTGGACCGCATTGGTTACGCGGGTTGGGTCGGCTGTGAGTACAAGCCGTTGACCACGACCGAGGCGGGTTTGGGTTGGCTCAAGACCCATAACGCCATCTGA
- the gcl gene encoding glyoxylate carboligase codes for MSKMRAIEAAVLVMRREGVDTAFGIPGAAINPLYSALQKVGGIDHVLARHVEGASHMAEGYTRTKAGNIGVCIGTSGPAGTDMVTGLYSASADSIPILCITGQAPRARMHKEDFQAVDITSIVKPVTKWATTVLEPGQVPYAFQKAFYEMRSGRPGPVLIDLPFDVQMAEIEFDIDAYQPLPLVKPLATRIQVEKALAMLDQAERPLLVSGGGVINADASELLVEFAELTGIPVIPTLMGWGTIPDDHPLMVGMVGLQTSHRYGNATMLKSDVVLGIGNRWANRHTGSVEVYTEGRRFIHVDIEPTQIGRVFTPDLGIVSDAGSALTMFIEVAREWKAAGKLKDRSAWLHDCQQRKATLHRKTHFDNVPVKPQRVYEEMNQVFGKDTCYVSTIGLSQIAGAQFLHVYKPRHWINCGQAGPLGWTIPAALGVVKADPSRKVVALSGDYDFQFMIEELAVGAQFKLPYIHVVVNNSYLGLIRQAQRGFEMDYCVQLSFDNLNAPELNGYGVDHVAVAEGLGCKALRVFEPGQIQPALRKAQEMIEEFKVPVIVEIILERVTNISMGTEINAVNEFEDLALVGNDAPTAISLLD; via the coding sequence ATGAGCAAAATGAGAGCAATCGAAGCCGCTGTCCTGGTGATGCGCCGTGAAGGTGTGGATACCGCCTTCGGTATCCCGGGCGCCGCGATCAACCCGCTGTATTCAGCCTTGCAGAAGGTGGGTGGCATCGATCACGTCCTTGCTCGCCACGTTGAAGGCGCCTCGCACATGGCCGAGGGCTATACCCGCACCAAGGCCGGCAATATCGGCGTGTGCATCGGCACTTCGGGCCCGGCAGGCACCGACATGGTCACCGGCCTGTACAGCGCCTCGGCCGACTCGATTCCGATCCTGTGCATCACCGGGCAAGCGCCGCGTGCACGGATGCACAAGGAAGACTTCCAGGCCGTCGATATCACCAGCATCGTCAAGCCCGTGACCAAGTGGGCCACCACCGTGCTCGAACCCGGCCAGGTGCCCTACGCGTTCCAGAAGGCTTTCTATGAAATGCGTTCCGGGCGCCCAGGCCCGGTACTGATCGACTTGCCGTTCGACGTACAAATGGCCGAGATCGAATTCGATATCGACGCCTACCAGCCACTGCCCCTGGTCAAGCCGTTGGCCACTCGCATTCAGGTCGAGAAAGCCCTGGCGATGCTGGACCAGGCTGAGCGCCCATTGCTGGTGAGCGGTGGTGGCGTGATCAACGCCGACGCCAGCGAGCTGCTGGTGGAGTTCGCTGAGTTAACCGGCATCCCGGTAATCCCAACCCTGATGGGCTGGGGCACCATTCCCGATGACCACCCGCTGATGGTCGGCATGGTCGGCCTGCAGACGTCCCACCGTTATGGCAACGCGACGATGCTCAAGTCGGACGTGGTGCTGGGTATCGGCAACCGCTGGGCCAACCGTCACACCGGCTCGGTGGAGGTGTACACCGAAGGGCGCAGATTCATTCACGTTGACATCGAGCCGACGCAGATTGGCCGCGTGTTCACCCCGGACCTGGGTATCGTCTCCGACGCCGGTTCCGCGCTGACGATGTTCATTGAAGTGGCCCGCGAATGGAAAGCCGCCGGCAAGCTCAAGGATCGCAGCGCCTGGCTGCACGACTGCCAGCAACGCAAAGCCACCCTGCACCGCAAGACGCACTTCGACAACGTGCCGGTCAAGCCGCAGCGCGTGTACGAAGAGATGAACCAGGTGTTCGGCAAAGACACCTGCTACGTCAGCACCATCGGCCTGTCGCAGATTGCCGGTGCGCAGTTTTTGCATGTGTACAAGCCACGCCACTGGATCAACTGCGGCCAGGCGGGCCCGCTGGGCTGGACCATTCCGGCGGCACTCGGCGTGGTCAAGGCCGACCCGAGCCGCAAGGTGGTGGCGCTGTCAGGCGACTACGACTTCCAGTTCATGATCGAAGAACTGGCGGTGGGCGCGCAGTTCAAGCTGCCGTACATCCACGTGGTGGTGAACAACTCCTACCTGGGGCTGATCCGCCAGGCCCAGCGCGGCTTTGAAATGGACTACTGCGTGCAGCTGTCTTTCGACAACCTCAACGCGCCGGAACTCAACGGTTATGGCGTCGACCATGTGGCCGTCGCCGAGGGCCTGGGCTGCAAGGCGCTGCGTGTGTTCGAGCCGGGCCAGATCCAACCGGCCCTGCGCAAGGCTCAGGAAATGATCGAAGAATTCAAAGTGCCGGTGATCGTTGAGATTATTCTGGAGCGAGTGACCAATATTTCCATGGGCACCGAGATCAACGCCGTCAACGAATTCGAAGACCTCGCCCTGGTCGGCAACGATGCGCCGACTGCCATTTCCCTGCTCGATTAA